One window from the genome of Fulvivirga lutea encodes:
- a CDS encoding reprolysin-like metallopeptidase yields MNKLFKVTLLAFITIPNLSNGQSLWSEAKSTSNERKEISISTRQSKFYNLDLPKLADNLSSNQTTIEVPLPNGDFAQFTLEESGVMSKELKEKYPDIKAYKGKSLNNKYSGRFDITSKGFHGMFQSAEGTIFIDPINLNSKSEYQVYYKKDFIASKEGFSNDDVLNDKQSVALRTEAKSNQSSERSSGTELRTYSIAISTTGEYTQFHGGTVPDALSAIVTTMNRVTGIYESEVAISFELVGNTDLLIFTDPNTDPYTNGSASSFINEVQAEIDNILGAGTYDVGHGFSTGAGGLAGPGPCISGGNARGVTGTSTPIGDPYDVDYVAHEIGHQFGANHTFNGTSGSCTGGNRNSSTAYEPGSGTTILAYAGICSPQNIQNNSDPYFHSASYDEILAYSVDGSGNNCPTITSTGNTPPDVYAGEGGFTIPANTPFKLMGSASDPDGDELTFAWEQHDLGPAGHPNSPSGNAPLFRSFSPTTNRTRYFPQLSDIINNTQTLGEILPDYDRSLSFRFIARDNADGGGGVNYDNLLFNVTTEAGPFIINSFNTTTEVEAKNNVEVTWDVANTNLSPVNCKYVNILLSEDGGLTYPHVLRSNTLNDGSELVLIPDIITTRARIMIEAVDNAFFDINNIDFLINEPTKPDYNLSLDNSSIVICGEESKEIEISVGSILGYSENVTLTLEGLTDGINAEFSQNIVAPGNKSILTINNPDLTADGTYYLDLIANYGVSERRLNLVLDIYDGEPDILNILSPENGETEVATSGTVVWNDIRGSFLYFGELATDEAFTNIISGYNSSAGGLFTYSNLEESTTYYVRVKSFGGCEDSDYSVSSFTTGTPSCTTLESTDVPITIESVGTQQIVSELMMNSEGPISDINVIGLQGTHTYISDLIVQILSPSSAGATLFSQICDDQDDFNINFDSGASVGSIPCPPTDGGTYQPQTSLDALNGLEAYGIWQLRISDVFDQDGGSLDAWGLEICTIGNGKTLPPSNLTAGSSNDSVVILNWHDNSRSETGFSIERSTNNNTNFSEIATVGAGVTTYSDATISVSDSYYYRIIALSTTNSNPSNEESISFFPFAPANLNLSNITANSLTLNWTDNNNDEEGVVLERLENGVFLEIAILTPNTTSYTDDSLEPGTYYSYRIKNFKGTLESDYSAILIGRTLSLPPANPTNLTAEIEGLDQINLTWNDNSNNEENYVIERSIQNNLNYVVIATLESESTIFEDINLNLDNEYFYRVKAINSGGSSGYSNEVSALLLPLPPASPTNLIAEAIDLSQISLSWVDVADNEDNYIVERSVGENNNYVEIASISANSTSFDDDNLGELTEYFYRIKAINTGGESDFSNEASASTLVLSVSNNLADEVIISPNPFEGILNIELNENKQEVDLIIYDSRGQKIVAPKVVANSKISVDLSSYPNGIYLIRLSSASETQIFKVIKSNFN; encoded by the coding sequence ATGAATAAATTGTTCAAAGTTACGCTTCTGGCTTTCATAACCATCCCCAACCTATCTAATGGTCAAAGCCTATGGTCAGAGGCCAAAAGCACGTCAAATGAAAGAAAGGAAATAAGTATTTCAACACGTCAATCTAAATTCTACAATTTAGACCTACCGAAATTGGCGGATAATTTAAGCAGTAATCAAACTACTATTGAAGTGCCATTACCCAATGGTGATTTTGCCCAATTTACTTTGGAAGAATCAGGAGTAATGTCCAAAGAATTAAAAGAAAAATACCCTGACATCAAGGCTTATAAAGGCAAATCATTGAATAATAAATATTCAGGAAGGTTTGATATAACCAGCAAAGGTTTTCATGGTATGTTCCAATCAGCGGAAGGAACAATTTTTATTGATCCAATCAATTTAAATTCCAAGTCTGAATATCAGGTATACTATAAGAAAGACTTCATAGCTTCTAAAGAGGGTTTTTCAAATGATGATGTTTTAAACGATAAGCAAAGTGTCGCTCTTAGAACGGAAGCTAAATCTAATCAATCTTCAGAAAGATCATCAGGCACAGAATTACGAACTTACAGTATTGCCATTTCTACAACCGGAGAATACACTCAATTTCATGGAGGAACTGTGCCAGACGCTCTGTCTGCCATAGTTACAACAATGAATAGGGTAACTGGTATTTATGAATCTGAAGTAGCTATTTCGTTTGAATTGGTGGGTAATACAGACTTATTAATTTTCACCGACCCAAACACCGATCCATACACAAACGGTAGTGCGAGTTCGTTTATAAATGAAGTACAAGCAGAGATAGATAACATTTTGGGAGCAGGCACATATGATGTTGGTCATGGGTTTTCTACTGGTGCCGGTGGACTTGCTGGCCCCGGACCATGTATAAGTGGTGGTAATGCACGCGGGGTAACTGGTACTAGTACACCCATTGGAGACCCTTACGATGTTGACTATGTGGCACATGAAATTGGTCATCAATTTGGTGCTAATCATACTTTCAATGGAACATCTGGTTCATGCACTGGCGGCAATAGAAACAGCTCTACAGCCTATGAGCCTGGAAGCGGGACGACCATTTTAGCCTATGCCGGTATTTGTTCACCTCAAAACATCCAAAATAATAGCGACCCTTACTTCCATAGTGCCAGCTATGACGAAATATTAGCATATAGTGTCGATGGATCAGGCAATAACTGCCCTACAATCACATCAACAGGTAACACTCCTCCAGATGTATATGCAGGCGAAGGTGGATTTACTATCCCAGCAAATACTCCTTTTAAACTGATGGGCTCAGCTTCAGACCCAGATGGAGATGAATTGACCTTTGCCTGGGAGCAACATGACTTAGGGCCTGCTGGTCATCCAAATAGCCCAAGTGGAAATGCCCCATTGTTTCGATCATTTAGCCCAACTACGAATCGAACCCGATACTTCCCGCAACTGAGCGATATTATAAATAACACTCAAACTTTAGGCGAAATTCTACCAGACTATGATCGATCATTATCATTCAGGTTTATTGCTCGAGATAATGCTGATGGTGGCGGGGGCGTGAATTATGATAATTTACTCTTCAATGTTACAACAGAAGCCGGCCCATTTATTATTAATTCTTTTAACACCACCACTGAGGTGGAAGCTAAAAATAATGTTGAAGTAACTTGGGATGTTGCAAACACAAATTTATCACCAGTAAATTGTAAGTATGTAAATATACTATTGTCAGAGGACGGAGGTCTAACTTACCCCCATGTATTGCGTTCGAATACATTAAATGATGGCAGTGAGTTAGTGTTAATACCTGATATTATAACTACACGCGCCAGAATTATGATTGAAGCTGTAGATAACGCTTTTTTTGATATTAATAACATAGATTTTTTAATAAATGAGCCAACTAAGCCAGATTATAATCTTTCATTAGATAATAGCTCGATAGTTATTTGCGGTGAAGAATCAAAAGAAATTGAAATAAGTGTTGGAAGTATATTGGGTTATTCAGAAAATGTAACGTTAACATTGGAAGGATTAACAGATGGAATTAATGCAGAGTTCTCTCAAAACATTGTAGCGCCAGGGAACAAAAGTATATTAACAATAAATAACCCTGATTTAACTGCAGATGGTACTTACTATTTAGATTTAATTGCCAATTATGGAGTCAGCGAGAGAAGGCTTAATCTAGTTTTGGATATTTATGATGGCGAGCCTGATATATTAAATATTTTATCTCCTGAAAATGGTGAAACAGAGGTTGCCACTTCTGGTACAGTAGTTTGGAATGACATACGCGGTAGTTTCCTCTATTTTGGCGAATTAGCAACAGATGAAGCCTTCACTAATATTATTTCAGGTTACAATAGTTCTGCTGGAGGGTTGTTTACTTATTCTAATCTGGAAGAAAGTACTACATATTATGTTAGGGTAAAAAGCTTTGGAGGTTGTGAGGATAGTGATTACTCGGTTAGTTCTTTCACAACAGGTACCCCTAGCTGTACAACACTAGAAAGCACGGATGTTCCAATTACTATAGAGAGTGTTGGAACTCAACAAATAGTTTCAGAATTGATGATGAATAGTGAAGGACCAATATCAGACATCAATGTTATTGGATTACAGGGGACACATACCTACATAAGTGACTTAATTGTTCAAATTTTATCTCCATCAAGTGCCGGGGCTACTCTCTTTAGTCAAATATGTGATGATCAAGATGATTTCAATATTAATTTCGATTCTGGAGCTTCTGTTGGGTCTATTCCTTGTCCCCCTACAGATGGAGGGACTTATCAACCTCAAACTTCATTAGATGCTTTAAATGGGTTGGAAGCTTATGGTATATGGCAGCTCAGAATATCAGATGTTTTTGATCAAGATGGAGGCTCTTTAGATGCGTGGGGCTTAGAAATTTGTACAATAGGTAATGGAAAGACGCTACCACCATCTAACTTAACAGCTGGCTCTTCAAATGATAGTGTGGTAATTCTAAATTGGCACGACAACTCACGAAGTGAAACGGGCTTTTCCATTGAGAGATCTACAAATAACAATACCAATTTTTCAGAAATAGCAACAGTAGGTGCAGGCGTTACAACATATTCAGATGCAACAATTTCTGTATCAGATTCATACTATTACAGGATAATTGCATTAAGCACAACAAATTCCAACCCATCAAATGAAGAATCGATTTCATTTTTTCCATTTGCTCCTGCTAATCTTAACTTATCTAATATTACTGCTAATAGTCTTACGCTAAACTGGACAGATAATAATAATGATGAAGAAGGTGTTGTTTTGGAAAGATTAGAGAATGGTGTGTTTTTGGAAATTGCAATATTAACACCTAACACGACCAGCTATACAGACGATTCCTTAGAACCCGGAACCTATTATTCTTATAGAATTAAAAATTTTAAAGGAACTCTTGAGTCAGACTATTCTGCAATTCTAATTGGTCGTACATTATCTCTACCTCCTGCTAACCCAACTAATTTGACTGCTGAAATTGAAGGTCTTGATCAAATTAACCTTACGTGGAATGATAATTCTAATAATGAAGAGAATTATGTTATTGAGAGAAGTATACAAAACAATTTAAACTATGTAGTAATTGCCACATTAGAATCAGAATCCACAATATTTGAAGATATCAACTTAAACCTTGATAATGAATATTTCTATAGAGTTAAAGCAATAAACTCTGGAGGGAGTTCAGGCTATAGCAATGAGGTATCGGCACTATTACTCCCATTACCACCAGCTTCACCTACTAATCTAATTGCCGAAGCAATAGACTTAAGTCAAATAAGCTTAAGCTGGGTAGATGTAGCCGATAATGAAGATAATTATATAGTTGAGCGAAGCGTTGGTGAGAATAATAATTATGTAGAAATAGCCTCAATTAGTGCTAATTCAACATCGTTTGACGATGATAATTTGGGAGAGCTAACTGAGTATTTTTATAGAATAAAGGCAATAAATACTGGCGGAGAATCTGATTTCAGTAATGAGGCCTCCGCTTCAACACTTGTCCTATCGGTTAGTAATAATTTGGCTGATGAAGTAATTATTAGTCCTAACCCATTTGAAGGTATTCTTAATATTGAATTGAATGAAAATAAACAGGAAGTTGATCTGATCATTTACGATTCCAGAGGCCAGAAAATTGTAGCTCCGAAGGTTGTTGCCAATTCAAAAATATCTGTTGATTTATCCAGCTACCCTAATGGAATTTATCTAATTAGACTATCTAGCGCATCAGAAACACAGATTTTTAAGGTTATAAAATCGAATTTCAACTAA
- a CDS encoding OmpA/MotB family protein encodes MRKVIVFIGLFALVGSCVTQKKYDELLASKINLESDLANCRDSLATALATIDRLNNEIATLKKDTSQLKNKIKNLTGDLSSLSKDHAQLQKLYDNLLGNSGKMTRDLAEQEERLLATKEELERARQQNEQLSADLAVREQKVKELEQILENKDKAVQALKKRINEALLNFKESDLTVSVKNGKVYVSLAEQLLFKSGSTSVDPKGVSALQQLAKAIKDQEDLNIMVEGHTDDVPISRTSQYMNDNWDLSVLRATSIIRILTKAGVSSDQVMAAGRGEFMPVDSNDTKEGRQKNRRTEIIITPNLDELFQILETN; translated from the coding sequence ATGAGAAAAGTAATAGTTTTCATTGGGTTGTTTGCGCTGGTAGGTTCGTGCGTTACTCAGAAGAAGTATGATGAGCTGCTAGCCAGTAAGATTAATCTGGAATCTGATTTGGCGAATTGCAGGGATAGTTTAGCTACTGCACTTGCTACCATTGACAGGCTAAACAATGAAATTGCAACTTTAAAGAAAGATACTAGTCAGCTCAAAAATAAAATAAAGAATTTGACTGGTGACTTAAGTAGCTTAAGTAAGGATCACGCTCAGCTTCAAAAGTTGTATGATAACTTACTTGGAAATAGCGGTAAAATGACACGTGATTTAGCTGAGCAAGAGGAAAGGTTGCTTGCTACCAAAGAAGAACTTGAGAGAGCAAGACAACAAAACGAACAGCTTAGTGCTGATTTAGCTGTGCGAGAGCAGAAGGTGAAAGAACTGGAACAGATTTTGGAAAATAAAGATAAGGCCGTTCAGGCCCTTAAAAAGAGAATTAATGAGGCTTTACTAAACTTTAAAGAGAGTGATTTAACGGTATCTGTTAAGAACGGGAAAGTATATGTTTCATTAGCTGAACAGCTATTATTTAAGTCTGGCAGTACAAGTGTTGACCCTAAAGGAGTTAGTGCTTTGCAGCAATTAGCTAAGGCCATTAAAGATCAGGAGGATTTGAATATAATGGTGGAAGGCCATACCGATGATGTGCCTATCTCCAGGACTTCACAATATATGAATGATAATTGGGATTTATCTGTGCTAAGAGCCACATCAATCATTAGAATTTTAACTAAGGCCGGAGTGTCTTCAGATCAGGTGATGGCTGCTGGAAGAGGGGAGTTTATGCCAGTTGATTCTAACGACACGAAGGAGGGTAGGCAGAAAAACAGAAGAACTGAGATAATTATTACTCCTAATTTGGATGAGCTCTTTCAAATATTGGAGACGAATTAA
- a CDS encoding SDR family oxidoreductase: MTGMLKEDSLKGKTIIVTGGGTGLGKSMGKYFLELGANLVITSRKLEVLEKSAAELEKETGGKVLPVACDIRKYDEVLHVIKETESKFGQINGVLNNAAGNFISPTERLSHRAFDIVVDIVLRGTYNFTLANGKNWIEKKQAGTFLNIVTTYAWTGSGYVVPSACAKAGVLALTRSLAAEWAKYNIRSNAIAPGPFPTEGAWKRLFPGEVAEQIDPLKRIPLKRFGEHQELANLAAYLMSDYSAYVNGEVVTIDGGEWINGAGEFNGLEAVPQDLWEQLEKMRSKK, translated from the coding sequence ATGACTGGCATGCTTAAAGAAGATTCTCTAAAAGGAAAAACCATTATTGTAACAGGTGGTGGCACAGGCCTCGGTAAATCGATGGGGAAATACTTTTTAGAACTCGGAGCCAACCTTGTTATTACCAGTAGGAAGCTGGAAGTATTGGAAAAATCTGCTGCTGAGCTAGAAAAAGAGACTGGTGGGAAAGTGCTACCCGTAGCTTGCGATATTAGGAAATATGATGAAGTACTCCATGTTATAAAAGAGACTGAGTCAAAATTCGGCCAGATTAATGGTGTTTTAAACAATGCTGCTGGAAACTTTATTAGCCCAACAGAAAGACTTTCTCACAGAGCATTTGATATTGTAGTAGACATTGTATTGCGAGGAACATACAACTTTACATTAGCTAATGGTAAAAACTGGATAGAGAAAAAGCAAGCGGGTACATTTCTAAATATAGTTACCACTTATGCCTGGACTGGCTCCGGTTATGTTGTACCATCAGCTTGTGCTAAGGCTGGCGTTTTGGCACTTACAAGATCTCTTGCAGCTGAATGGGCAAAGTATAATATCAGAAGTAATGCCATTGCACCAGGTCCATTTCCAACTGAAGGGGCGTGGAAAAGGTTATTCCCGGGAGAGGTTGCTGAACAAATAGATCCGTTGAAAAGAATACCTCTTAAAAGATTCGGAGAACATCAGGAATTGGCGAATCTGGCAGCTTACCTTATGTCCGATTATTCTGCTTATGTAAATGGTGAGGTTGTAACTATAGATGGTGGCGAATGGATTAATGGTGCTGGCGAGTTCAATGGCCTCGAAGCAGTGCCTCAGGATTTATGGGAGCAGCTTGAAAAAATGAGATCAAAAAAATAA
- a CDS encoding lipid A-modifier LpxR family protein → MKIQAFLFFLLPFSCLAQEVFNSHRMDRELTVRYDNDVVFVIDQYYTSGADISYARVVGQEKFFGKLFSTSYDDSKVIMRIDYGHKIFTPQKIREPDVIRRDRPFAGWHYTGLWFDNYPSKNASNQYGVRLGMVGPSSGIGNFQLWWHDVASITAPKGWELEIQDEFVINLNYLRTQRVPIAKSFDLVSETQLTAGNGSTRAYQQLIMRLGELNPLDNSGYNRSRLSKNIPELGKIDQFLEEGFFFYGLRAEYINHNIFIEGSRIGKASPHEEQAEKFMITHVWGGVYSSHYTTFKVLFYRMSPEVVGGNVHRYISLELGFRF, encoded by the coding sequence ATGAAAATACAAGCCTTTCTATTTTTTCTACTGCCATTTAGTTGCTTGGCTCAGGAAGTTTTTAACAGTCATCGTATGGATAGAGAACTAACAGTGCGGTATGATAACGATGTTGTTTTTGTAATCGATCAATACTACACATCTGGGGCAGATATATCTTATGCCAGAGTGGTTGGCCAAGAAAAATTCTTTGGAAAGTTATTTAGCACTTCTTATGATGATTCTAAGGTGATTATGAGAATTGATTATGGCCATAAGATTTTTACACCCCAAAAAATACGTGAACCAGATGTAATAAGGAGGGATCGGCCGTTTGCGGGGTGGCATTATACGGGGCTTTGGTTTGATAATTATCCTTCAAAAAATGCATCTAACCAGTATGGTGTTAGGCTGGGTATGGTGGGCCCAAGCTCCGGGATAGGAAACTTCCAGTTATGGTGGCATGATGTAGCAAGCATTACGGCACCCAAAGGTTGGGAGTTAGAAATTCAGGATGAGTTTGTGATTAATCTTAATTATTTAAGGACTCAAAGAGTACCTATCGCAAAATCATTTGATTTGGTGAGTGAAACCCAGTTGACTGCTGGTAACGGAAGTACGAGGGCTTATCAGCAATTAATAATGCGGCTAGGTGAATTAAACCCTTTAGATAATTCTGGATATAATAGAAGTAGATTGTCTAAGAATATCCCTGAATTAGGAAAAATAGATCAGTTTTTAGAGGAAGGATTTTTCTTTTATGGGCTAAGAGCGGAGTACATCAATCATAATATTTTTATAGAAGGTAGCAGAATAGGCAAAGCAAGTCCGCATGAAGAACAAGCCGAAAAATTTATGATTACGCACGTTTGGGGCGGTGTGTATTCAAGTCATTATACAACATTCAAAGTATTGTTTTACAGGATGAGTCCTGAGGTGGTTGGTGGCAACGTGCACCGCTATATAAGTTTGGAATTAGGTTTTAGATTCTAA
- a CDS encoding aminotransferase class I/II-fold pyridoxal phosphate-dependent enzyme has protein sequence MTLPKKLTDQLNKRKQNNSIRSLKTTNGLVDFSSNDYLGLSRNETLKAKVERQSKNLNLGSTGSRLLSGNSAIAEETEAFLTEQFSAESCLILNSGYLANLAVISSIPQKGDTIIYDELVHASIKDGMRLSLANKKSFKHNDLADLKKRLDLAEGDRYVVIESAYSMDGDFAPLKDVIDICEKHKARLILDEAHTTGLYGRKGGGLSEELKLEDKIFCRVFTFGKAIGCHGAAIAGSKDLITYLINFARPFIYTTALPDHSYISIKEGFNHILKSNEPRVQLFNNVEFYNDLFEEKLNTKFSRVSNDHPIQTILISGNNNVKNAAATLQKSGFDVRPILSPTVKEGQERLRICLHSFNTEDEIYNLVATLANL, from the coding sequence ATGACCCTTCCTAAAAAGCTTACTGATCAATTAAATAAAAGAAAACAGAATAATAGCATCAGAAGCTTGAAGACAACCAATGGTTTAGTAGACTTTTCGTCTAACGATTATTTGGGTCTTTCTAGAAATGAAACCTTAAAAGCCAAAGTAGAAAGGCAATCGAAGAATTTAAATCTTGGGTCAACAGGTTCAAGACTGTTATCTGGTAATAGTGCAATTGCCGAGGAAACGGAAGCCTTTTTAACTGAACAATTTTCAGCAGAAAGTTGTCTGATCTTAAATTCTGGTTACTTGGCTAATCTGGCCGTTATTTCTTCCATCCCTCAAAAAGGAGATACTATCATTTATGATGAACTTGTGCATGCGAGTATTAAAGATGGTATGAGGTTGAGTTTAGCTAATAAAAAATCATTCAAGCATAATGATCTGGCCGATCTTAAGAAGCGACTGGATTTAGCAGAAGGTGATCGCTATGTAGTAATAGAATCTGCTTATTCTATGGATGGGGATTTTGCTCCACTAAAAGATGTTATTGATATCTGTGAAAAACATAAAGCCAGATTGATATTAGATGAAGCACATACAACAGGACTATATGGTCGTAAGGGTGGTGGGCTATCTGAAGAATTAAAATTGGAAGACAAAATTTTCTGCCGGGTGTTCACATTCGGTAAAGCGATTGGGTGTCATGGAGCTGCAATTGCCGGATCGAAAGATTTGATAACCTATCTCATAAATTTTGCGAGACCTTTTATCTACACTACCGCATTACCTGACCACTCATACATCTCAATCAAAGAAGGATTTAACCATATTTTAAAATCAAATGAACCGAGGGTACAGCTTTTCAACAATGTAGAATTTTATAATGATCTATTTGAAGAGAAATTGAACACTAAATTTTCAAGGGTTAGTAATGATCATCCAATTCAAACAATATTAATCTCTGGTAATAATAATGTGAAAAATGCCGCAGCAACACTTCAGAAATCAGGCTTTGATGTTCGTCCAATACTTTCGCCCACTGTTAAAGAGGGACAAGAAAGATTAAGAATTTGTCTGCATTCCTTCAATACAGAAGATGAAATTTACAATCTGGTGGCTACCTTAGCGAACCTATGA
- the bioD gene encoding dethiobiotin synthase has product MNYFVTAIGTDSGKTVISAALSLALNAKYWKPIQAGTPTDKDLIQRLTEGKVTTLPERYVLNTPASPHYAAEIDNVKISIEDFSLQEEQNLIIEGAGGCLVPINSKEFVIDLAKHLNTEVILISNNYLGSINHTLLTLEYLKKADIQLKGIIFNDTPNPSTEDIIMQHANCPCIFKVGKMDTVNAETVKSLSKSLKERWNELGW; this is encoded by the coding sequence ATGAACTATTTCGTCACTGCAATAGGTACAGATAGCGGAAAAACAGTTATCTCAGCCGCATTAAGCTTGGCATTAAATGCGAAGTACTGGAAGCCGATACAGGCAGGTACACCAACTGACAAAGATTTGATTCAACGGCTAACAGAAGGGAAGGTAACTACACTACCGGAAAGGTACGTACTAAATACACCGGCTTCGCCTCATTATGCTGCAGAAATAGATAATGTAAAAATATCAATTGAAGATTTTAGTTTACAAGAGGAACAGAATTTGATTATTGAAGGAGCAGGAGGTTGTTTAGTGCCAATTAATTCTAAAGAATTTGTGATTGATTTGGCCAAGCACTTAAATACTGAAGTGATACTTATTTCAAACAATTATTTGGGGAGTATTAACCACACTCTGTTAACTCTGGAATATCTGAAAAAGGCAGATATTCAACTTAAAGGAATCATTTTCAACGACACCCCCAACCCATCAACAGAAGATATAATCATGCAGCATGCTAATTGCCCGTGCATTTTTAAGGTTGGGAAAATGGATACAGTAAATGCTGAAACAGTTAAATCGCTTTCAAAGAGTTTAAAAGAACGTTGGAATGAATTGGGTTGGTAG
- the bioA gene encoding adenosylmethionine--8-amino-7-oxononanoate transaminase — protein sequence MNWVGRDKVSVWHPFTPLKGVDDPLMIKRAEGVYLITEDDRKIIDAISSWWVNIHGHAHPEITKAIAEQAASLEHVIFAGFTHQPAIELAENLLSILPSNQHKIFYSDNGSTAVEVALKMVIQYWYNKGTQKNKFIAIDGAYHGDTFGSMSVGERGDFTRPFFNHLFEVEFIDFPTPSNLNEVKKQFVEYLNTGEIAAFIFEPLVQGAAGMRMYDASFLDELITVAREHNVLCIADEVMTGFGRTGKLFASDYLVNKPDIFCLSKGLTGGALAMGVTSCTKEIEDAFQTPELKKAFLHGHSYTANPMACAAANASFKLLQKPKCAKGIELIHQCHLNFADSIKNKNIVKEVRVLGTILALEFKSDDDTSYFSEMRNQLYPFFISRNVLLRPLGNLIYILPPYIITEQQLNQVYSAITEFLTEHA from the coding sequence ATGAATTGGGTTGGTAGGGATAAGGTATCAGTTTGGCATCCATTTACACCTTTAAAAGGTGTGGATGATCCATTAATGATCAAACGGGCAGAAGGCGTTTATTTAATCACAGAAGATGATCGCAAAATAATTGATGCCATTTCATCTTGGTGGGTAAATATTCATGGACATGCTCATCCAGAAATAACAAAAGCAATAGCGGAACAGGCTGCAAGCCTTGAGCATGTAATTTTTGCTGGCTTTACTCACCAACCTGCTATTGAGTTAGCTGAAAACCTTCTTTCCATTTTACCATCTAACCAGCATAAAATCTTCTACTCAGATAATGGCAGTACTGCTGTAGAGGTAGCACTTAAAATGGTTATTCAATATTGGTATAATAAAGGAACACAGAAAAATAAATTTATTGCTATTGATGGTGCCTATCATGGCGATACTTTTGGTTCCATGTCTGTAGGCGAACGTGGCGATTTTACGAGACCATTTTTTAATCATTTGTTTGAAGTAGAATTTATTGACTTTCCCACGCCTTCAAACCTCAATGAAGTCAAAAAACAGTTTGTTGAGTATTTAAATACAGGTGAAATTGCGGCTTTCATTTTCGAACCGCTTGTGCAAGGTGCCGCTGGAATGAGAATGTACGATGCGTCATTTCTGGATGAGCTTATAACAGTAGCACGCGAACATAATGTTTTGTGTATTGCTGATGAAGTGATGACTGGTTTCGGAAGAACTGGTAAACTATTCGCTTCTGATTATCTAGTGAATAAGCCAGACATTTTTTGTCTTTCAAAAGGGTTAACTGGAGGTGCTTTGGCCATGGGTGTAACATCATGTACTAAGGAAATTGAGGATGCATTTCAAACTCCCGAACTTAAAAAAGCATTCTTGCATGGGCACTCATACACTGCTAATCCAATGGCCTGCGCAGCGGCTAATGCAAGTTTTAAGTTGCTTCAAAAACCAAAATGCGCGAAGGGAATCGAATTAATACATCAATGCCATTTGAATTTTGCTGATTCAATAAAAAACAAAAATATAGTTAAGGAAGTAAGGGTTCTGGGAACAATATTAGCATTGGAATTTAAGTCTGATGATGATACCTCATACTTCAGTGAAATGAGAAATCAGCTTTACCCATTTTTCATTTCAAGAAATGTATTACTCCGACCATTAGGCAACCTCATTTACATACTACCTCCCTATATCATTACTGAACAACAACTTAATCAAGTCTATTCAGCAATAACAGAGTTTCTTACTGAGCACGCTTAG